Within Deltaproteobacteria bacterium, the genomic segment GTAGAGACGCCCACCCTGAAAGATCGGTCCCATCAGCGAACCGCCAACCGACCAGACATTGCCCGGGCCTTTGACGATATTTTCCAGCTCCGTGCTCTGCCCACCGTACAACGTCGTGAGCCCGATGCGCGGCAGAAAGTTCGCGATCGAGACCCCTACGAGTGCATTCGCGGCGACGATGTTCTGCTCGGCCTGGAGAATGTCCGGACGCCGTTCGAGTAGTGCCGCCGGCATTCCCGCCGGCACGTCCGGCGCGTTGGCTTGCTCGATGAGGACCATGCCTCGGGCAATCGGTCCCGGGTTGCGGCCGAGCAGAATGCTGAGCTGATTTTCCTTGGAGACGATCTGTCGTTCGAGTTCGGGAATCGTCGCCGCGGTACTCGCGAGTGCGGCGGCGGCACGCGAGGTCGCCAGCTTGTTGCCGACGCCGCCGCGCAGCTGGCGAGTGAAGAGGTCGAGCGTCTGTTGAAATGAATCGCGCGTGCGCTCGGCGATCTCCAGTTCGAGATCCAACTCGCGTAGCTCGAAGTAGGCTTGCGCCACCTCGGTGACCAAGGTGAGGATGACGCCGCGCTGCACGTCCTCGCCGGCGAACAAATTCGCCAGCGACGCCTCGGTGGCGCGGCGAATGCGCCCCCAGACATCGATCTCCCAGGCGAGTTGGAAGGCGCCGAGAAACGCGTCGCCGGTGCCATTCGACCCGATCGGGTTGAATTGCTTGCCGCGTTGCGCCGCCCCTTCGTATCCAGCTTGCGGCAGCAAGTCGGCCCGCGTGACGCCGACCGCGTAGCGCGCCTGTTCAACGCGGAGCGCGGTGATGCGGAGATCGTAGTTGTTGTGCAGGGCATCCTCGATCAAGCGCTTGAGCGCGGGATCTTGAAACAGATCCCACCACGGCAGATCGGCGAGCGAAGTCGCCTCGACTTGAGCGGGTTGCGGCGCCTCGTCTGCGCGATAGGCCGGCGGCAAGTCGACTGGTTGCGGTTTGTAGTTCGGGCCAACGGCGCACGCGGAGAGGAAACAGAAGGAGAGCACAATCGCAAGGAACTGCAGTCCGCCGATCACCGCGCGCACGAAAGTTCCCTCTCCCGGATGGGAGAGGGTCAGGGTGAGGGCGGTTTGACGACCTCGTCTCACCACATCGATCCAAGTTTTCTGCGGCGGGGCGTTCGTGACGAAGGAACGGAGGAGAAGAGACTTCATCTCATCACCCTCACCCTAGCCCTCTCCCATCCGGGAGAGGGGAAGAACTCGCAGGCGTGGCCGGTGCGCTTGCGGCGGTGGCTTTGCGTTTTGCGCCGAGGCCTTGGACGAAGGCGAAATTGCCCGGGATCAAGAAAACTCCGAGCGCCGTGGCCACCAACATCCCCCAGAAGACCGCCGTGCCCATCACGTTCTGCGACGCGGCTCCCGCGCCGCTGGCGATCATCAGCGGAACCACGCCGAGAATGAATGCGAATGCGGTCATGAGAATCGGCCGGAAGCGCAAGCGTGCCGACTCGAGCGCGGCGGCTTCCACGCCCATGCCCTCGTCGTGCTTGGCCTTGGCGAACTCGACGATCAGGATCGCGTTCTTGGCGGCTAGACCGATGAGCATGATGTTGCCAATCTGCACGTAGACGTTGTTGTCGAAGCCCATGAGCCAGATACCGAAGAACGCACCGA encodes:
- a CDS encoding efflux transporter outer membrane subunit, which produces MRRGRQTALTLTLSHPGEGTFVRAVIGGLQFLAIVLSFCFLSACAVGPNYKPQPVDLPPAYRADEAPQPAQVEATSLADLPWWDLFQDPALKRLIEDALHNNYDLRITALRVEQARYAVGVTRADLLPQAGYEGAAQRGKQFNPIGSNGTGDAFLGAFQLAWEIDVWGRIRRATEASLANLFAGEDVQRGVILTLVTEVAQAYFELRELDLELEIAERTRDSFQQTLDLFTRQLRGGVGNKLATSRAAAALASTAATIPELERQIVSKENQLSILLGRNPGPIARGMVLIEQANAPDVPAGMPAALLERRPDILQAEQNIVAANALVGVSIANFLPRIGLTTLYGGQSTELENIVKGPGNVWSVGGSLMGPIFQGGRLYYSYKGTVAVWEEAKLAYEQTVLNALGEVSNTLVARQKFAQSRLELEREVAALQESVRLSNLRYTGGLATYYEVLEAQQQLFPAENSLARTQLAQLVAVVQLYRALGGGWRAEEQRHPAQYPMRRETLDKIVPGGGRPE